In one Hypomesus transpacificus isolate Combined female chromosome 18, fHypTra1, whole genome shotgun sequence genomic region, the following are encoded:
- the LOC124480520 gene encoding sterile alpha motif domain-containing protein 11-like isoform X1: MSHPPPLLSPQNAPHIALGPHLRPPFLGMPSALCQAPGYGFLQPAQAEMFARQQEMLRKQNLARLEMSAELLRHKELENLHRQQQQRLLGSDSLSGLPPGIPPDHPALRSLHDIPEGHPLREELSRRSNAMLVLRHGSNAPLLALNHQATARATTPKDSQEQSSASGPSSRKGSRKGPQTQVRGGAHQAADHRGSLGEGREREGDTEGQDEEMKDSDSEAEAGEERHEGSGAKASDRLHRDRDGCPGKEPGGKGACEGAKEAGEGSGRLSAPCSSVGAESPSHHIFTPGLGKSEVKYHLPPGALPHLPAFHGQTLPFGFPYANPYFHTAAGSMGGLFLDGEDSSTAPPVEDISKWSVEEVCGFVGSLAGCAEYTQVFREQAIDGETLPLLTEEHLLNTLGLKLGPALKIRSQVARRVGRIFYMTSFPLALPLPPSALRPPDRDPLPSETPLAHRPASASSSSSPYSGPAPSSRSSPKQENGNVSASAGYEAKTPS; this comes from the exons ATgtcccaccctccacctctgctGTCTCCTCAGAACGCCCCCCACATAGCCCTGGGCCCCCACCTGAGGCCACCCTTTCTGGGCATGCCTTCCGCCCTTTGCCAAGCTCCTG GCTATGGCTTCCTCCAGCCTGCCCAAGCTGAGATGTTTGCCCGGCAGCAGGAGATGCTGAGGAAGCAGAACCTGGCTCGGCTGGAGATGTCCGCTGAGCTGCTGAGACACAAGGAGCTGGAGAACCTccacaggcagcagcagcagcgtctCCTGGGCTCTGATTCCCTGTCCGGCCTGCCCCCCGGCATCCCCCCGGACCACCCCGCCCTGCGCTCCCTCCACGACATCCCCGAGGGACACCCCCTCCGCGAGGAACTCAGCCGACGCTCCAACGCCATGCTGGTGCTCCGCCACGGCAGCAACGCGCCCCTGCTGGCCCTCAACCACCAGGCCACGGCGAGGGCCACCACGCCCAAAGACTCCCAGGAACAGAGCTCCGCGTCCGGGCCCAGCTCCAGGAAGGGCTCCCGCAAGGGGCCCCAGACGCAGGTCCGCGGCGGGGCTCACCAAGCCGCGGACCACAGAGGGAGTCTCGGagaagggcgagagagggaaggagacacagaggggcaggatgaggagaTGAAGGACTCTGATAGTGAGGCGGAGGCGGGCGAGGAGAGGCACGAGGGCTCGGGTGCCAAGGCTAGCGACAGACTCCACAGGGACAGAGACGGCTGCCCGGGGAAAGAGCCCGGGGGCAAAGGTGCGTGTGAGGGTGCGAAGGAGGCCGGCGAGGGCTCGGGGCGACTCAGCGCCCCCTGTAGCTCGGTGGGGGCAGAGTCGCCCAGTCATCACATCTTCACCCCGGGCCTGGGCAAGAGTGAGGTCAAGTACCACCTGCCACCTGGAGCCTTGCCCCATTTGCCCGCTTTCCACGGCCAGACGCTGCCCTTCGGATTCCCCTACGCCAACCCCTACTTCCACACCG cAGCAGGCTCTATGGGAGGCCTGTTCCTGGATGGAGAGGACTCGTCTACGGCGCCCCCGGTGGAGGACATCAGCAAGTGGagcgtggaggaggtgtgtggctTTGTTGGCAGCCTGGCTGGATGCGCTGAGTACACACAG GTGTTCCGGGAGCAGGCCATTGATGGAGAGACCCTGCCCCTGCTCACAGAGGAACACCTGCTCAACACCCTGGGACTGAAGCTGGGGCCCGCCCTCAAGATCCGCTCCCAG GTGGCGAGGCGAGTTGGCAGGATCTTCTACATGACCAGCTTCCCGCTGGCACTCCCCCTTCCACCATCTGCCCTGCGCCCCCCAGACAGGGACCCCCTGCCGTCAGAGACCCCCCTCGCCCACCGGCCTGCCTCTGCTAGCAGCAGCTCTTCCCCCTACAGTGGCCCCGCCCCTTCTTCACGCTCCTCCCCCAAGCAGGAGAATGGCAATGTCTCTGCTTCAGCAGGCTACGAGGCCAAGACCCCCTCGTAG
- the LOC124480520 gene encoding sterile alpha motif domain-containing protein 11-like isoform X2 produces MSHPPPLLSPQNAPHIALGPHLRPPFLGMPSALCQAPGYGFLQPAQAEMFARQQEMLRKQNLARLEMSAELLRHKELENLHRQQQQRLLGSDSLSGLPPGIPPDHPALRSLHDIPEGHPLREELSRRSNAMLVLRHGSNAPLLALNHQATARATTPKDSQEQSSASGPSSRKGSRKGPQTQVRGGAHQAADHRGSLGEGREREGDTEGQDEEMKDSDSEAEAGEERHEGSGAKASDRLHRDRDGCPGKEPGGKGACEGAKEAGEGSGRLSAPCSSVGAESPSHHIFTPGLGKSEVKYHLPPGALPHLPAFHGQTLPFGFPYANPYFHTAGSMGGLFLDGEDSSTAPPVEDISKWSVEEVCGFVGSLAGCAEYTQVFREQAIDGETLPLLTEEHLLNTLGLKLGPALKIRSQVARRVGRIFYMTSFPLALPLPPSALRPPDRDPLPSETPLAHRPASASSSSSPYSGPAPSSRSSPKQENGNVSASAGYEAKTPS; encoded by the exons ATgtcccaccctccacctctgctGTCTCCTCAGAACGCCCCCCACATAGCCCTGGGCCCCCACCTGAGGCCACCCTTTCTGGGCATGCCTTCCGCCCTTTGCCAAGCTCCTG GCTATGGCTTCCTCCAGCCTGCCCAAGCTGAGATGTTTGCCCGGCAGCAGGAGATGCTGAGGAAGCAGAACCTGGCTCGGCTGGAGATGTCCGCTGAGCTGCTGAGACACAAGGAGCTGGAGAACCTccacaggcagcagcagcagcgtctCCTGGGCTCTGATTCCCTGTCCGGCCTGCCCCCCGGCATCCCCCCGGACCACCCCGCCCTGCGCTCCCTCCACGACATCCCCGAGGGACACCCCCTCCGCGAGGAACTCAGCCGACGCTCCAACGCCATGCTGGTGCTCCGCCACGGCAGCAACGCGCCCCTGCTGGCCCTCAACCACCAGGCCACGGCGAGGGCCACCACGCCCAAAGACTCCCAGGAACAGAGCTCCGCGTCCGGGCCCAGCTCCAGGAAGGGCTCCCGCAAGGGGCCCCAGACGCAGGTCCGCGGCGGGGCTCACCAAGCCGCGGACCACAGAGGGAGTCTCGGagaagggcgagagagggaaggagacacagaggggcaggatgaggagaTGAAGGACTCTGATAGTGAGGCGGAGGCGGGCGAGGAGAGGCACGAGGGCTCGGGTGCCAAGGCTAGCGACAGACTCCACAGGGACAGAGACGGCTGCCCGGGGAAAGAGCCCGGGGGCAAAGGTGCGTGTGAGGGTGCGAAGGAGGCCGGCGAGGGCTCGGGGCGACTCAGCGCCCCCTGTAGCTCGGTGGGGGCAGAGTCGCCCAGTCATCACATCTTCACCCCGGGCCTGGGCAAGAGTGAGGTCAAGTACCACCTGCCACCTGGAGCCTTGCCCCATTTGCCCGCTTTCCACGGCCAGACGCTGCCCTTCGGATTCCCCTACGCCAACCCCTACTTCCACACCG CAGGCTCTATGGGAGGCCTGTTCCTGGATGGAGAGGACTCGTCTACGGCGCCCCCGGTGGAGGACATCAGCAAGTGGagcgtggaggaggtgtgtggctTTGTTGGCAGCCTGGCTGGATGCGCTGAGTACACACAG GTGTTCCGGGAGCAGGCCATTGATGGAGAGACCCTGCCCCTGCTCACAGAGGAACACCTGCTCAACACCCTGGGACTGAAGCTGGGGCCCGCCCTCAAGATCCGCTCCCAG GTGGCGAGGCGAGTTGGCAGGATCTTCTACATGACCAGCTTCCCGCTGGCACTCCCCCTTCCACCATCTGCCCTGCGCCCCCCAGACAGGGACCCCCTGCCGTCAGAGACCCCCCTCGCCCACCGGCCTGCCTCTGCTAGCAGCAGCTCTTCCCCCTACAGTGGCCCCGCCCCTTCTTCACGCTCCTCCCCCAAGCAGGAGAATGGCAATGTCTCTGCTTCAGCAGGCTACGAGGCCAAGACCCCCTCGTAG
- the LOC124480520 gene encoding sterile alpha motif domain-containing protein 11-like isoform X3 → MSHPPPLLSPQNAPHIALGPHLRPPFLGMPSALCQAPGYGFLQPAQAEMFARQQEMLRKQNLARLEMSAELLRHKELENLHRQQQQRLLGSDSLSGLPPGIPPDHPALRSLHDIPEGHPLREELSRRSNAMLVLRHGSNAPLLALNHQATARATTPKDSQEQSSASGPSSRKGSRKGPQTQVRGGAHQAADHRGSLGEGREREGDTEGQDEEMKDSDSEAEAGEERHEGSGAKASDRLHRDRDGCPGKEPGGKGACEGAKEAGEGSGRLSAPCSSVGAESPSHHIFTPGLGKSEVKYHLPPGALPHLPAFHGQTLPFGFPYANPYFHTAAGSMGGLFLDGEDSSTAPPVEDISKWSVEEVCGFVGSLAGCAEYTQVARRVGRIFYMTSFPLALPLPPSALRPPDRDPLPSETPLAHRPASASSSSSPYSGPAPSSRSSPKQENGNVSASAGYEAKTPS, encoded by the exons ATgtcccaccctccacctctgctGTCTCCTCAGAACGCCCCCCACATAGCCCTGGGCCCCCACCTGAGGCCACCCTTTCTGGGCATGCCTTCCGCCCTTTGCCAAGCTCCTG GCTATGGCTTCCTCCAGCCTGCCCAAGCTGAGATGTTTGCCCGGCAGCAGGAGATGCTGAGGAAGCAGAACCTGGCTCGGCTGGAGATGTCCGCTGAGCTGCTGAGACACAAGGAGCTGGAGAACCTccacaggcagcagcagcagcgtctCCTGGGCTCTGATTCCCTGTCCGGCCTGCCCCCCGGCATCCCCCCGGACCACCCCGCCCTGCGCTCCCTCCACGACATCCCCGAGGGACACCCCCTCCGCGAGGAACTCAGCCGACGCTCCAACGCCATGCTGGTGCTCCGCCACGGCAGCAACGCGCCCCTGCTGGCCCTCAACCACCAGGCCACGGCGAGGGCCACCACGCCCAAAGACTCCCAGGAACAGAGCTCCGCGTCCGGGCCCAGCTCCAGGAAGGGCTCCCGCAAGGGGCCCCAGACGCAGGTCCGCGGCGGGGCTCACCAAGCCGCGGACCACAGAGGGAGTCTCGGagaagggcgagagagggaaggagacacagaggggcaggatgaggagaTGAAGGACTCTGATAGTGAGGCGGAGGCGGGCGAGGAGAGGCACGAGGGCTCGGGTGCCAAGGCTAGCGACAGACTCCACAGGGACAGAGACGGCTGCCCGGGGAAAGAGCCCGGGGGCAAAGGTGCGTGTGAGGGTGCGAAGGAGGCCGGCGAGGGCTCGGGGCGACTCAGCGCCCCCTGTAGCTCGGTGGGGGCAGAGTCGCCCAGTCATCACATCTTCACCCCGGGCCTGGGCAAGAGTGAGGTCAAGTACCACCTGCCACCTGGAGCCTTGCCCCATTTGCCCGCTTTCCACGGCCAGACGCTGCCCTTCGGATTCCCCTACGCCAACCCCTACTTCCACACCG cAGCAGGCTCTATGGGAGGCCTGTTCCTGGATGGAGAGGACTCGTCTACGGCGCCCCCGGTGGAGGACATCAGCAAGTGGagcgtggaggaggtgtgtggctTTGTTGGCAGCCTGGCTGGATGCGCTGAGTACACACAG GTGGCGAGGCGAGTTGGCAGGATCTTCTACATGACCAGCTTCCCGCTGGCACTCCCCCTTCCACCATCTGCCCTGCGCCCCCCAGACAGGGACCCCCTGCCGTCAGAGACCCCCCTCGCCCACCGGCCTGCCTCTGCTAGCAGCAGCTCTTCCCCCTACAGTGGCCCCGCCCCTTCTTCACGCTCCTCCCCCAAGCAGGAGAATGGCAATGTCTCTGCTTCAGCAGGCTACGAGGCCAAGACCCCCTCGTAG